One Triticum dicoccoides isolate Atlit2015 ecotype Zavitan chromosome 3B, WEW_v2.0, whole genome shotgun sequence genomic window, TATGGATGAGAGATTAATCTGGACGAGAGGAGTTCTTGCAATGCTCATATTTGTCCAAGCTCTAATAATGTTAGTCATGTCATTGTTAATTTTGGTAGGGTGCAACGCCAAGCTATGGTTTCTCTAGGCTTTGGTCTAGAAGAGGACTTGAAACTTGTGGGACGAGATTGTAACACTTAAGTCTGAGTAATGCAAGAATTTATCTCGCAAAAAAGAGAGAGTGAAATCAAATTTCAGTTGACTGAAAAATCAGTAAAGgcgtttttttttgagaaactggGCCGATGGAGATAGACAATGTACAGTAAAGTGCCGCTGTTGGCCTAGTTGCGAAATTAGCCCACGTTGGAGCACGGAGTTCGTCTTGGACTCGTGGCTATTCAGTCTATCCCCAGTGTTCCTCCCCTCCCCCGCCGCACCCAGTTGCCTTGTTGCTTTCTCCTTCTCCAAGTAAACTCAGTTTCCANNNNNNNNNNNNNNNNNNNNNNNNNNNNNNNNNNNNNNNNNNNNNNNNNNNNNNNNNNNNNNNNNNNNNNNNNNNNNNNNNNNNNNNNNNNNNNNNNNNNNNNNNNNNNNNNNNNNNNNNNNNNNNNNNNNNNNNNNNNNNNNNNNNNNNNNNNNNNNNNNNNNNNNNNNNNNNNNNNNNNNNNNNNNTCCTCGACGAAGCATCGATCCGATCGTCGCGCCGCGCCTGCGCGCATTTCCCTTTCCTTTTTGTCTGCCCTCTTGCGTCCTTTTCAGGGCTTGGGCTTGCACGGATAGATCTGCCTTCCGGCGTAGGTAGTTCGGGATCACCGGTCAGGAAGAATCTGGCGGTGGCAGCGCCCGTTTCGATCCGCCTTAGTAGTGGATTTGAGGTGATTACGCTTTTGAATTTAGGGTTTAGGTTTAGCCGCCTAGATTTGGGCCTGCTACTGCATGTCCTAGTCTACTCGTGTTATTCTTCCCGCATATGTGCTGATTGGAATACCAAGCCTCAGTTCGGTGGTGTTGTGATTATCCAATATTATATGTATGCGGGTAGTGGTGGATCCAGTATTTCGAAAATGGCTGTAATTTTTCATAGAAAAGTAAGATTTACAATAGCCAAGGTCCAAGAAAGAGCCTGACAATCGTGAGCCCCAAGTCGGCACACTCCAATGGGAAAAAAGAAATCCTCAGCAGTTTGTGGAGGCAAGAAAAAGAGGCCGTGATTGCGGAGGCAAAGAAGGAAACAATAATTCATCAATAAAACTGACTGGTGTATACACTGACTGGAGgcaaagaagaggaggaagagtagCAGCTTGCACTGGAGTAAAATGCTGTAGAATTGAGTAAAATGCTGTAGGTTTGGTTAATACATTTTCATCAATAAAACATCTACTCCTGATTCAAGGCTCATAATTTTCTTTTCTTTGTGTTACGTGACTAGTAGACAATAATAAGCAAGAATGCACTGGAGTAAAATGCTGTAGAATTGGGTAGATGGAGAGTATTGCCACTGGAAGCAAGAAGGACGGGAGTGGAGGGCACCAGAACAGCCTGCAGGAAGGGAATTATCTGTGGATTATCCCCTGTGTGCACCGACATCTAATGACATGTAGTATGCGCTATGTTGGAATTCGCCCATGGATCGATTACATCAAAGTAGAAGAACACAAGCGCACAAAAAACTTGTAGCCAAGGGCCAGTATCCTGccctttatttctctctttttttttctgaaGCTCAACGTTACAATTTTGTGCGGCCTCacgtgtatatatatacacacaaggCCACGAACCGACAAAGCAACCTTAACCTATACAGACTAGACACAGCTAACCAAACCTACTAGTAATAGGACTATACTCTTTCCTAATCTGTAGTCTAAACCGGACTAGTAATTTCCTAGCATGATACAACACGTGTCCAACTCAAACTTAGCTAGCTAACACACGTACGTTGTCCAAGCCAATTAGCAAACGCACTAATTAACCTGCTTAGACTCAACTGCTAATTCACGCAGGACTCTACCACAAGATTACCTAACAAGCTGTATGATGTCTAGAGGGTGGATGTAGTATAGGGTTATGTCAAGTCCTGGACCCAAACCACTTAAATGTATTTTTATTCAGTCTCCAAAAGCAGACAACTGAGCTCCATCTGTGTTTTTCTTGCATAATGGCACACTGCATACATGTGATACTGTTGTGATCTGGCAGACTGTTAATAAATTTTATGACATAAGAAATCTAGTGCCAGTAGCAGTTAATTAGGCATGATGTTTCTACTATGCAGCTTTGTATTCTCTTTCTAATGTTAATAAAGTATTAGCCTGATGGCAGTAGGGTCACACGGTTTGCTTAATTGAGCAGCGTGCATGACCACCTCAGCTTTTGGCTTCCAATTTTCATCTTGTGCTGCTGTCACCACCAACATCAGAACATATATATCGATTGGTCttctatgttattttatattattttagtaTTTCCTTTTGGCAATTGTACTTCAAAGTTCATTTTAACTATTGTTAAAAGCATTGGCTGGTGGCATAACATAAGTACATTCACGTTGAAACAACTTGTTTTCTTACCATGACTAATACTTTAGAAATGCTTTCCAGTATGCAtaaaatggcagaagcaggtctttCCAGGCATAGAGATTGATACTAGCCAGCCGCCTATGGTTTTCAAGACCCAGTTGTACACACTGACTGGTGTACCCCCGGAACGGCAAAAAATTATGGTGAAGGGTGGAATATTGAAGGTAACATATTTTGGTGATACAATATCTAGGATATTAGACCGAATTGATCGTCATTGTGTATGACATATTTAACATGTCTGTAACCACCGAATGCTCTCCGTACGATGCAGGATGAGACAGATTGGTCTACTTTGGGACTTAAAGATGTGAGAAGCTCAACTTATTTTCCATGCGCAGTTTTATTTTAATGGACCCTACTAGTTTATTACATTCAACGACTCTCTTTACATTGGAGTATCAAAATGCACTACGCAGGGTCAAAAGTTGATGATGATAGGTACGGCTGATGAAATTGTGAAAGCTCCAGAGAAAGGCCCTGTGTTTGTTGAAGATTTACCAGAAGAAGAGCAAGCGGCTGCATTGGTGTGTATGGCCTTCTTGTTCTATGCGTATATGTGATGTTGTTTTTTAGGCCTCAATCTGTACCTTTTAAGTTACTAATTCGAATCATAATAAACTTTGTCTTTACAACATATATCTGCACTCTGCAGGTGCTCTTTCATGTATTAGAAATAGATCAAACTACCCCTTGCAAAAaagtaagaaagaaaagaaatagatcAAATTGTGGAGTTTAGTAAATACTGTTACGTTTCCTGCTAGCCATGGAGAGACATTAGTTGGAACACATGCTCCAACTTGTGGATCAGATTGGACACTTGCGCTAAATATGAATTTATCTTTCTTGAACTTTCTTggatttcacctctagcctaccccaacttgtttgggactaaaggctttgttgttgttgttgaacttTTTTGGATAGCCTGTTTAATGTAACTAAGTTGCTGATCATGAACCAATAATATTTTTTTGGATAGCCAGTTTAACGTAACTAAGATGCTGATCATGAACCAATATAATCAGTCTCAACGGGGTACTATATGCAGCAAGTATAACTTCTATAGTTCTGTATGAAATCATTTGTATATAGAGCATGATAGGTTTGATGTCAAAAGTTGGCATACAAAATTTGGCAAATGCCAAATATTTGCTAGCAATTGGTTGGTTACCAACTTTTCTTGCCAGGTTCACaagaaggtgccaaatttttacaaaTTTTTGATTTTGCCAAATGTTGGCATCAAACCAATCAGAATAGTATCTCTTGACTTTAGCTCCAGCGTGGTGGTTTGGTTTTGGGTGTTCTCTATCTATGCTACAAGTAAGGTTGTTCTTGTGACTTCCAGGGGCATACTGCTGGTCTCTATAACTTGGGGAATACATGTTACATGAATTCCACTCTTCAGTGTCTGCATTCTGTTCCAGAGCTTAAGTCAGCATTACTGAGGTTTCATTCCCCCACCCATCCCTCCAAGCCTGGTATCACTGACTTTGACTATATATTGTTTGATCTTGGTGATCTCATTGTCTTTTGCTCATGCAGTTATTCAGATAACGTGAGGGGCAATGGGGTGGATCAAGCATCCCATAGTTTAACAGTTGCAACTCGTAATACTTTCGGAGAGCTTGATCAAAGCGTTCGACCAGTTGCACCTCTTCACTTCTTACAGGTCAGACGTCAGTTCTGCCCTCACATCTCAAGCCAGTGAAATCCTTCCTAAGTTTCTGTGAGCACAGGAGTTCCTTATGTTAGTAGTCTGTTTTATGGTATCTTATGAATTAGATTAAGAATACTACTCATTTTGATGGTTTTTTGTATGTATGTGTTAGGTCAAAACATTTCAAACTTTAAGCATTATCATGTGTAAACATACCATGATTTTATCTGTAGATGACTTTACAGTGTTATGTCAAAGTCTCCTACTGAAGACCGGAAAACTTCAAACAACTACTTACAATTTAAACAGGAGAAATTGGATTTTTTTGGGTTCAGTATGTATTTtgaatttttattgtatgagatgaaaaATGCAGTATAGAACTATCGTACATTTCCAATACAAAATTTGCTGCTTATGTTGCGTAAGTATAGTTTAAGTGTTCATGATCCGAGTGCATAAGGTAATGTAATTGTAGGTCTAGTTGCATTTGGGTGGATGGAAGTTTCGAGGGGGTCCTTTATTGTTAGGAACAACCCGCAATTTCAGTCTGGAACATGTATATTAGATATTTGCAAGCTGAAGTCCTTAAAAGAGCCTTTAGAATTTTAGGTAAAGAGGATCCCATTGCTTTGCAGTTTGATTTTTTTTATCCCTAAAGCAAGATTTACGATCCGACGAGTCATTCCAAGGCTGAGACTCATAGACTAATTGTGACTAGTTTAGACTACTGCTGAACAAGTCGACATGATACTGTAGTACACAACTTACAGTAATCAATTACTAAAACCTAGTATCCATTAAAAATTGAACTAGTATACAATGTAAATTGAATACATTGGAGCGTCAATTTGCCCTGCAGATCAGGCCAGAAAGCGCATTTCCATGCTGGGTCCTTGCTCCTAGTTAGCTTCTTCGCAGGATGCTTCGGTGGATTGTAATGCTCATCGGCATGAGCTGCAGCTGCTGCTGAACACACTACTTGAGATATCTCTGGCAGGGTAGACATTGTAGCTCAGACCTAAGGATCTTGAAATTGAAACAAGTAAAACGGAAATCAGAAAGAGGGCAGGGGAGAAAATGAAATCTAAGAAGGGAAGGAGAGAAGGGAGAAATTACTTGGCAGAAGAGTGCTTGCTTGCTTGCTGCAGCCTGGCGGAGGTGCAGATCCAGGAGTAGAACCAgcagagggagactggagggacggATCCAGGAGAGGAGAAGAACCAACAAAGGGAGAGCGGAGGGGCGGATCCAGGGGAGAGCAGAACCAGTGAAGGGAGAGCGGAAGGGTGGATCCAGGGGAGGGGCAGAACCAGCGGAGGGTGAGGGTTGCAATGCTCCTTGCCACCGCCAGTGGTGGCGGCCTCGTCCCAGGTCTGGAGCGAGCCTGAAAGCTAGCTCTCCATTTTTTCCCTCCCATCGGGCTGCGGGCTGGGCGGCAGGCTCACTTATCCCCTCCCAAATTTGAGTCAAACGACTCAAAGAGCACGACTAGTCTAGACTATTCTATGACTAGTTTCTCGACCGCTCGACACGAAAATCCTAGTCGACAATGACATTGAGACTCATAGACTAGTCCCTCGACTACTAGTCAAGACTAGTCCTTCGACTCGTAATCATTGCCCTAAAGTCGAAAATAAAAGGAACATTTGTACCTAAATGAAATTTGTCGCCAGTCAATACTTATATATTCACACTAAGAGTTCTAATTGTGCAGCACTAGAAAGACTAATTTCATACATTCAACTAAAAAAGAAACTTTCATGGTTTCCCTAACTGATTTACAGTAGAAATGATTAATATGTGTTGTTTCTTACCTGTTCTCCTTTGTGTGCTTGATTTTGATTTACTGTTGTAAAACAATTTTTTATGATTAACCGCACATAAATTAGGTTGcatgtactccctcggttccaagatACAGCATATAGatttttctctataaacttggttgAAGTTCATgaagtttgacttttgaaaaaaaaatatgcGTACTACTTTATGAATGGACGGAGTATTTGACAAATTGAATGCATATCAATGATAATTATTTAGTTCGTTAACTTGCAATCCAGAATTCCAGGGTCTAAATTTATTTTATCTAACTTTATGCAGATGCTGCGGAAAAAATACCCCCAATTTGCTCAACAGCAAAATAATGTTTACATGCAGCAGGTTCCTTCTGTTTGCCTATGATTAAGATATACTAGCTTGTCTGCTGTTGAATTTATATGCTGATATCACATGGCTTACTTGCAGGACGCAGAGGAGTGCTGGACACAGCTGATCTATACGCTTTCTCAAACACTTACATCAGAAGCAAGGTAACTTGCATGGTTTTGTCCAAAATCTCGCTTCTGGTCACTCCAAGTCCTAACACTTGTCGTATTATCATCGTTTTTTATAGTTTTGTATTTTGGATAGGCATGCACAACGCAGCTTGTGGACCTATATTCATTCCATCTTCCCTTCCCTTGGGGTCATCCCCTTTGAGCAGCACCTTAGCTTTACTGGCATTTACTTGTGGTGTTCATGGCTGGCAATTCAATTTAATAACACTTTTCTTCTTTGGCAGTGAACCTACTGCTGCTCAgatgaaggaacttttcgggattgATCTTGTGAGCAGGTTCTCTTGTCCTCCCTCTTATATCTGTTTTTATGCCTCTATATGTTCGTTTTGTTTCCTCGAACCTATGTGTTCGTTTTCTTGTAGGGATTTGTCATCAACTTGATACTGACACTGCTGTATTTTCACTTGCGTTGTACAGTGCATAGAGATAGTCGGTTGGCTATTGCTGATAACACTAGTTTGATGCATCTATTAAAAAAAACTACATCTCTCCTGCATTTCTAGGACACCAAAGGATATAGAGCATTAGAGCGGCAGTCCCCTGTAAAAATTGATGATACAACATCTCACAAGCAGACGTAGCTTATTTTGATATTTCCAGTACTTCATGTATGAAGGATCATGTGTTATTTCAAATAAGGCAGCTAGATTACTCATCTAAATAAAAGGCAGGTATTTGTGTATGATGAGCTTTATTTGCAGGGTACACTGTGCAGAAAGTGGTGAGGAGAGTTCAGAGGCAGAGTCGGTTTATTCTCTGAAGTGCCATATATCTCATGATGTAAACCACCTTCATGAAGGACTGAAGCATGTAAGTATCATTCCACTTGTTAGTTAAGTATTCTTTTTTTTGTTAGTTGTGCTGATAGGATAATTCTTTTTCTGTCGTTTTACATATCTCATATTTCTATGCCTTTAGTGTTTTGTTAACTATCCATGTATTCTTTCTACAGGGTTTGAAGACAGAACTTGAGAAGGTTTCCCCATCACTGGGCCGGACTGCTATTTACACAAGAGAGTCGAGAATAAATGAGTTGCCTAGGCAAGAGCATAATTCCCATTCATCATTTTTCTCACCTTAGTCAGAGATAACATGTATGTATATTCTCTCTTCAGGTACTTGACTGTGCAGTTTGTTCGTTTCTTTTGGAAAAGGGAGTCAAACCAAAAGGCGAAGATTTTACGTGTATGTTTGATTCTTTTTGTTCTCTTTTCCTTAACAAACTTGCCTTTGTGGAGCATTAAGAGTGCATTTTGATACTGCAATGCGAGATCCTGTGCCCAACCATTTTGGTCAACATATCTTGTAATTTTCTGTTCTTGCCAGAAAGTGGATTACCCTCTGGAGCTTGATGTCTATGACTTCTGCTCGGATGAGTTGAAACTAAAACTTCAAACTCCTCGACAGGTGGCTCTCTGTTCAATGTTCAAATTTTAATTTGCGAGCTCTGCTATTGTTTTGATTGGGACATTCAATTTGCATGTGAAGGTGCTGAGAGATGCAGAAAGTGCCAGGTTTGGTTTGAAAGTAGAGGTGAAAACAAGCAGCTCACAGAATATCGAGGTAACGATGTTTCTGCTAACCAGACTATCATTGGATTTGGACCACATGGCCTGTTTATCATTTAGAACTCTTAAGAATGATAATTCGATTAATCTTTTGTGCAACTGGCAAATGCTAGTCAGGcatttttatttttagtttcaGTCCCTGCTATAACTATTGATGATTTAGTACATTTCATTTCAGGGGTCATCAACTAGTGCTGGGGAATCATCTAGCATGGACATTGACAAAGGCAAGTGATTGGTTCATGATATTATTTAGCAAAGTTGCTCACATGTAGCAATAGTGGTGCTTTGTTCTCTAATTATCCAACTTAAGTAGGGTTCTAGTGTCCATATTTTTGATATGTGCATTCACAAACAGTAACTCTCAGAATACTCTCCTACCAGTGAGATCAAACTCATTACCAATGGTGACTAAGTTGCCTAAAACTAAGAGATGTGTTCTTGTTTATATGCAGCTGATTCTTCTGTGCCAAAGAAACAATTAACTGGCATCTATGATTTAATTGCTGTCTTGACACACAAGGGAAGAAGTGCAGATTCTGGCCACTACGTTGGCTGGGTTAAGCAAGATGATGGTCGGATCAGCTAGTGCTACGCATAATCAAATGCTCTCTGGGCTTGCAAATATATTGATAATTTCTTGTTGCCATTCAGGAAAATGGATTGAGTTTGATGACGACAACCCAAGCATACGGAAGGAGGAAGAGATTTTGAAACTATCTGGTGGAGGTAAGCAGCTATTTAGTTGAAAGAATGTCGGCTTAAATATACCATTAATTGTTTCTAAACAGGCTAATATTTCTTAACAGGCGACTGGCACATGGCATATATCTGCCTTTACAAAGCTCGTGTTATCTGAACCTGAGTTGATAAGTTCTCAGCCGAATTTGCTTTATATTTCCAAAGTTGTGTGCATTCCTTGCCTGTTTTTGTGTGCCACATGAGCGGATGTATTAAAGTATTGATGAATTTTCCAGTTTGGTTCAAATGAAGTGATCAGTGTCCATTCTGATGTTCCTTGTCTACTAGAATATTTATCAGCACTCAACAAATATGGAGAAAGATTTGTTTGATTTTTTATTTAAACATTATTTATTTCCTGGAATATTGTGTTGATATATTATGTTGCAATGGGGCATGCGGCTTTTGTTTCTCCGTGACGGGGTACTTGAGTAGCGTAACACCTGACCGTCGCTATGAAACTGTAAAAATAAGAAGTTGGTCGCTGGCTTAGGAAGGTGCCAAAAATACATTGTCCTATTTTGAATCGGTAGaacaataaaattcattagaacaaaattttaaaattcttAAAATGAGCAAAAATATAACGGAAGATAGTACTCCctttgtccggaaatacttgtcatctagATATAtctttttttattcattttgatgacaagtattttcggatggagggagtagtaggttATTCTCAAGACACTACCTTTTGAATGTTGAAATATACTCTAATCAAGGCTTGGTTATGTTTTTTGTAAGTTGACGCGCAAGGTCGTGTACCGGGTAGGAGGACAAGGTCTGTGGTAGCTTTGAATTACTCccaccgtttctaaatatttgtctttttaaagattttataTAGACTAccacatatgaatgtatatagacatattttagagtgtagattcattcattttgccctctttgaattactccctccgtttttaaatatttgtctttttaaagattttatatagactaccacatatggatgtatatagacatattttagagtgtagattcattcattttgctctgtatgtagtcacttgttgaaatctttaaaaagaccaatatttagaaacggagggagtacaatttgtTCACCCTCTTGGAAATGAGTTGTAACAATTTGGTTGGGAAGAGAATTGCAAGCAAAAACACAATTATGTAAGAACTTGGTAAGAGAACTCGTAGTGTAGTACTTGTTAGGTTTTTTTGCGAGGGTACGCCAATGATGTACTTTATCTTTATAAAAAAAAAATATGTACAACAGATTAAAATTTTGCTAGTTAGGTGTCACAAATCGACCCTAATCAAGCCTCCACCCCACTCCCTCATGCTACTCGACTAGTCGGATGCTAGTTGTCCTCCAAACGCTCCTGTCATGGCCCGATCCGAACACTCTCGCGTTCCTCTGTTTTCAAAGTGTCCAACAGATTAGCATCACGAACGTGTCAAACCCTTTCCGAGTTTACTTGTGAATTTGTTTCCTAGCTTCCGTCCACCATTGCACCAACCTACAGTCATTTGCAGGGCAAAGCTCGATCCTCAAACCCATTCTGTCAATGCAACGAAACCACACTTGCCGCGAGAACATGCACTGCTGCAAAATATGGTCAACCGTGTCCTCCTCTTGGTCGCATAAGTAGCATTTTGATGTTTGGTCTTGCAATCCATGTCTCGTCCTTCTATCTGACGTCCACAGTCGGTATTGTACTGCCAACCACATGTAGATCTTACACGCAAGTGGAGCCCAGCATTTCCAGATGGCTCCGAATGAGTGAAATCTCACTCCCTCGCAAAGCATCTTGTATGCTGATGATGTTGTGTAAACTCCTGACTCGTTCCAAGCCTAGATGGATCGGTCCTCCAACTGCTCATCCAATTGAACCTCCGAAATGATCTTCCAAAGTCTGATGAACTGGGTCAAACCTTCCGTGCATAGGTTACCCACTAAGTCGTTCATCCAAGCATGCATGCCTAGAGCATCACATACCAGTCGCCTGTTGGCCACTTGCGTGCGAACCATTGCCACTACCCAGGGGGCAATCTCTGAGATTGTTGCCCCCTGCAACCACCGGTCTTCCAAAAACAAGGTTTTGTCTCCCGAGCCAACCTTCCATTTAACTAGACTCCCAAACGCTTGGTCTACCTTTTTGTCCGCCGTCAAATTGAGCCCTTGCCAAGGCTTGGATGCATCCGTCCGTCGGAGCCATTCCCATCTTAATCTTAGGGCCAGACCATGTTTATATAAGTCAATAACGCCCAATCCTCCCATGTGTTTTGGCCTACACACCTTGGCCTAGGACACCACACATTTGCCACCACTCACTTCCTCCGTCCCGGCGCAACCCGACAGCCTTTGTCCACTCTTTCTAGAGCCCATTTTGGCGCCTCCACAATCATGAGATGATGAGTGGCCCGCACCCTCATGACTTGGTTGACGAGGATAAGCCTCTCAGGTCTAGTCACCAATCCCCTTTGCCATCCTCGTCAATAGTGTAAAGTGTATATCAAACATATGTAGAACCTAACATGTAAAAAATACACTTTATCAAACACTATTGGTGTAGAACCTAACAATCATGATGAGGGGGCATTTATAGTGGCACAACACCAATAGTGTTTGATATATATTTTCCACACACTATCTCTACCTTCCAATCTAATCTCACCATCTATCTCAATGGCTCATCTGGTCTGAATCCCCTTTCATTGCCACCAACACACAATTTTAAATTTCAAACACACAATATGCAGTTGTGCACGTGgaggtttggcaaagggaaaagaaTCCATACATGAAAGGCCATTGATATCTCCACGACAGTAAGGCAAAAACTAAAATTTGAGACATAGGGACATAATCCCGGTCTagcaaaagaaaaggaaagaacttTAATCCAACCGACTGATGTATGAAAATAATAAGTTGCTTTTATCATGCGAGACATGGAGAGGGCCCACACACCCTTTTCCCCATCCTCCTTCGCCCATCTTCTTTATTTTCTTCTCCCCTCGAGCGACGCCTGGCACCGAGCTGCCTATGAATCCTTCAACAGTGACAACGAATCCCGATACCCTGAAATTCTCGCCTCTACCCACCCGAATGGTGTAGTGTGCCAAGTCGGCCCTGCTGGGATGACATGTACCCGGGCaggtaagtcgagatcaccgattaCGTCAGTCGGTCTGGGCTTCGTTTCACCAACTCGGAACATGGTTACACTTCAGTCTCAACCACACGTTTGGCCCTCAAAGGTACTATTCCTGGCGTCATGAGGACAAGATGAAAGAACATGGCAATGGGCTAGCTACGCATATTACTGACCATGGTGGTTTTATTTCACGATACCCTAGCGCGCCCAGACCCATCCACCTTTTTGTGCTGACCTTATTTTGTGGAAGCAAATGGTCAGGGCCGACGAGGGATTGCTACTGCTTTGTTTGCTTTCAAACAACGTGCGTCGTAGAATGGACGCTTAATGCTGCCTGCTTTGTCAGTCTGCTCAAACCGCTCAAAGATGTTCCAACAAATGCCATGAGCGGTTACCAGATGTCCTCTACGAAGTAAGCAATTCATCTTTAATAcacatctctccctctctctctccgcaCAAACAAACCAATCCCTCCCAGCCCCCTCGTTTGTTGTCATGGATGACGGGAAAGAAACACCAGATGTTGATCATGTCTGAAGGTGCTATATACCAGCATGGAGCAAACCAGCGCCATGTACGAGCACTGGCTCAAGGAGGAGAAGTGAAATTTCATGGGCATGGACCTCGAAAAGGCGTCTTTTGAAGCGATAGGGGGTTACCATCCTGCAACTATCCATGCACGAGCACGTCCTCGTTTACCATTACTGCAAGGCCAAGGGGGAGTGTCGTGAA contains:
- the LOC119275983 gene encoding ubiquitin carboxyl-terminal hydrolase 7-like isoform X2; the encoded protein is MVFKTQLYTLTGVPPERQKIMVKGGILKDETDWSTLGLKDGQKLMMIGTADEIVKAPEKGPVFVEDLPEEEQAAALGHTAGLYNLGNTCYMNSTLQCLHSVPELKSALLSYSDNVRGNGVDQASHSLTVATRNTFGELDQSVRPVAPLHFLQMLRKKYPQFAQQQNNVYMQQDAEECWTQLIYTLSQTLTSEASEPTAAQMKELFGIDLVSRVHCAESGEESSEAESVYSLKCHISHDVNHLHEGLKHGLKTELEKVSPSLGRTAIYTRESRINELPRYLTVQFVRFFWKRESNQKAKILRKVDYPLELDVYDFCSDELKLKLQTPRQVLRDAESARFGLKVEVKTSSSQNIEGSSTSAGESSSMDIDKGKWIEFDDDNPSIRKEEEILKLSGGGDWHMAYICLYKARVI
- the LOC119275983 gene encoding ubiquitin carboxyl-terminal hydrolase 6-like isoform X1, with amino-acid sequence MVFKTQLYTLTGVPPERQKIMVKGGILKDETDWSTLGLKDGQKLMMIGTADEIVKAPEKGPVFVEDLPEEEQAAALGHTAGLYNLGNTCYMNSTLQCLHSVPELKSALLSYSDNVRGNGVDQASHSLTVATRNTFGELDQSVRPVAPLHFLQMLRKKYPQFAQQQNNVYMQQDAEECWTQLIYTLSQTLTSEASEPTAAQMKELFGIDLVSRVHCAESGEESSEAESVYSLKCHISHDVNHLHEGLKHGLKTELEKVSPSLGRTAIYTRESRINELPRYLTVQFVRFFWKRESNQKAKILRKVDYPLELDVYDFCSDELKLKLQTPRQVLRDAESARFGLKVEVKTSSSQNIEGSSTSAGESSSMDIDKADSSVPKKQLTGIYDLIAVLTHKGRSADSGHYVGWVKQDDGKWIEFDDDNPSIRKEEEILKLSGGGDWHMAYICLYKARVI